Sequence from the Catenuloplanes indicus genome:
AGGATCTTCGGGCGGTACGCCGCGGGCACGATCCCCGGGGCCGCCGGTGCGGGGTCACCGGGCGCGGGTCTCAGCGGGCCGGCTTCCGCGCCGCCGTCGGCCGCGGTGTCGCCCGGTCCGGGAGTCAGCGGGCCGCCGATCTCACCGGCCGCGGGCTTCGGCGGGGCGACGCCCGTGTCCCCGGCCGCGGCATCGTCCGGCTCGGGCCTCGGCGGGCCGACGACCGTGTCGCCGGGCACGAGCTACGTCGAGGCGGCTCCCGTGTCGCCGGCCGCGGCATCGTCCGGCTCAAGCTTCGGCGGGGCGACACCCGTGTCGCCGGCCGCGTTCCGCGGCTCGCCCGCCGGGCGTTTCGCGCCCGGTGCCGCTTCGGTCCCGGCGCCGGTGACCGCGCACGACGTGCCGTTTCCCGCGCGTGCCGCGGCCGGCGGCCGGTCCTGGTCCGGTCGCCTGCGCGGCAAGCGTGGTGTCGGGGTGCTCGCGAGCGGCCTGATCATCGGCGGTGTCGGCCTGGTCGCCCTGGCCACGGTGCTTCTCGGCCCCGGCGGCGACCGCGATCCCGCCGTCTCCGCGCCCGGCCGCGGCACCGCACCCGCGGCGGCCCCGCAGAACCCGGCCGGCACACCGTCCGCGAGCGGCACTCCGTCGCGTTCCCCGTCCCCGTCCCCGTCCGGCGACGCGGCGGACGAGGACTCCGTCGAGGCCGGCACCGTCCTCAACCGCCTCGACGCCGCGCTGGCGCAAGGGCTGGTCAGCCGGGACATCAGCGCACGCGCCGGGAGCCGTCTCTTCGACGATCTGCGCGATCTGCGCCGCGACATCGACGACCCGGAGAAGCTCTCCGACGGCGCCGCCGACCTCCAGGAACGCCTGGAACGCCTGGCCGACGACGGCGACATGACCCCGGACACCGCCTCCAACATGATCGAGATCGTTGACGACCTGGTGGTCTGACCTCGGCCGGCCGGCCGGTATCGCCCGCTGCACCGGGTGACGCGACGTCACTCGGTGCCGAGGCGGGCCGCCGGCAGCTCCGCGACCGCCTCGATCTCGATCAGCAGGTCCGGGTGGATCAGCGCGGACACCTCGACCAGCGAGCTGGCCGGCGGGTTGGTCACGTCCACGAACAGGTCGCGGGCCGCGCGCACCTCCGCCACCGCGGACACGTCGCGGACGAAGTAGGTGAGCTTCACCAGGTCCGCGAACGACGCACCGGCCGCCTCCAGCACGATTCCCAGGTTCCGGAAGGTCTGCTCCGCCTGGGCTCGCATATCTCCCACGCCGACCACCGCACCGCCCTCGTCGAACGGCACCTGCCCGGACACGAACAGCAGCCCGCCGGCCCGCATGGCGTGGCTGTATCCCGGCGGAGTGGCGAGCGCAGGCGAGTTGACCGCTTCAGGCGACATGAGCGGATCCTACGGGCCTGCGGCGAACTCCCGGCGAGCAGCGTCGATCTCCGCGGCGTGCCGTTCGGCCCACTCCCCGACCGCGACGACCAGCGGCAGCAGGGACCGTCCGAGCCCGGTCAGCGCGTACTCCACCCGGCCGGTCCGCTCGTTGACGGGGTGCCGCCTGACCAGGCCGTCGCGGACCAGACCCCGGAGGGTACGGGTGAGGATACGCCGGCTGAGCCCGTCGATCGCGCGGTCCAGCTCGTTGTAGCCGTAGCTCCGCGCGGCGAGCAGTCCCAGCACCAGCAGGCTCCACTTGTCGCCGGTACGCCGCAGTACGTCCGTCGCCGCGCACGAGTCGCGGGCCGCCGCGCTCACCGGCGTGCCGAGTGGATACATCGATGTTCCCTCTTTCGCGTAGGACGGGTGCGGACATAGAAACGATCACATGCGTACCATTGTGGTCACCGGAGGCACGCACGGCATCGGCCGAGGGCTGGTCGAGCACTACCGGGCGGGTGGCGACCGGGTCATCGCGATCGGAAGCACCGCCGTACCCGGTGCCGATACGATTCGTGCCGATCTTTCCGAGCCGACCGCGGTCCGTGGGCTCGCCGCCGCGCTGCCCAGCACCGTTGACGTGCTGGTCATGTCCGCGTTCCGCTATTCGCCGGTGCGGGCCGAGACCGCGGACGGGCTGGAGTACACGTTCGCGCTGTACGTTCTGAGCCGGTTCCTACTGGTGGAGGCGTTGCTGCCGGCGTTGGAGCGGGCGGAGCGGCCGGTCGTCGTAAGCCTCTGCGGAACGGGGTCGGGCCGCCGCCCGAAGTGGGACGACCTCCAGTCGCGTCGTGGGCGCTATCGCGCGCTCGCCGCGACGTTGCGCGGTGCCTACGCCAACGACCTGCTGGGTACGGCGTTCCCGCTGGAGCACCCGGACGCCCGTACTCGATATGTGCTCTACAACCCGCTGATGGTGGACACCGGGCTCTCGCGCGGCTTCCGGGGGCCGATGCGAGTGCTGATCGACATCGCGTCCCGGTTCGCCACCCCGGTCCCGCGCGCGCTCCCGCCGATCATCCGCCTGATCGACGAGCCGCCGGACGCGCCGGTGAGCACGTTCCGCGCCGGGCGGCCGGTGCGCGTCCCGGCCGGTGCCGGCGATCCGGCGTCCGCGCGGCGCCTCACCGCCGTGCTGCGAGCACTGGCACCGTGACGTCACCGCCGTGCCGGGGCACCGGCACCGCCGGCGGCATCTCGTATGCCGCCGGCGAAAGCGGGTCGTCAGTAGGGCAGCGAGCCCTGGAGCTCGGCGCGCAGGGCCGGCGTGAGCATCTCGCCGGTCTGCTTGGCCAGGCGGGCCATCTCGTAGCCGACGACGCCGATGTCGGCGTCCCGGACCGCGAGCGTGGCCAGGATGGAGCCGTCCCGGATGCTCATCACGAGCAGGAAGCCGCGGCCCATCTCGACCACGGTCTGCTTGACGATGTCACCGTCGAACATGGTGGCCGCGCCCTGGGTGATGCTGTACAGGCCGGACGTGACCGCGGCGAGCTTGTCCGCGTGGTCGCGGGGCAAGCCGTCGGACACGGCGAGGAGCAGGCCGTCGGAGGAGACCACGATCGCGTGGGCGACACCGGGGACCCGCTGGGCGAACGCGTCGACCAGCCAGCTCAGGTCGCGCGCCTCCTGGCTCAGCACGGTCATTGCCTGTCTCCCTCCCACCGGATCGCCGCGTGCGACCCGGTGTTTTCCGTTGTTTCCTCGGTCTCAGCGGCGCGGATGCCACTGTAGAACCTGCTGAGCGTCGTTCCGGTCGCCTCCGGGTCCAGCTCCGCGACCTTACGCTCGGGCGCGCGGCCGGCCGGCGCCGGACCGCCCTGGCCGTCGGGGAGCTGAGCCATCGGGACCCGCATGGGAAGACCGGCGGAGTTCGTGCCGCCGGTGACCGGCGCCGCGGGCGCCGCCGGGGTGCGGTCGAGCGCGGTCGTGCCGCCGGTCGGTTTGCCGGCGCCGGACCGGTTCCACCAGGTGCCGCCGCCGGACGCGCCGCTGGCCGCACCGAGCACGTCCTCCGCGCGGATCGGCCGGGCCGGGCGCGCGGCCGGTGCGGCGGAGACGGGCGCCGCGGCCACCGGGTACTCGCCGCTGTTCTCGGCCGCGCGCCGGCCGCTGAACGCGTCGTACGCGGACGGCATCGCGAACGCACCCGAGTCGGACGGCCCGCCGGAGCCGTACACCGGGTAGCCGCCGGACTCCTCCGGCGCCCCGGAGGGCAGCGCGGCGGGCGCGAACGTCGAGCCGGCGGGAAGCTCCGGCCGCGACGTGACCCCCGGCACCGCGCTGGCGGAGCCGTAGACCGCACCGGTCCGGACCGCCTCGGTCGGCGCCGGTCCCGGCGGCGTCGGCACGGCCGAGATGACCCCGCCGGTACGCTGCTTCGGCACCAGCGGCAGCGGTCCGGTCCCGGTCGAGTCGAAGAACGTGGCGATCTCCGGTCGCGGCTGCCCACCGGCCGGCCGTGGCGACGGCCGGACCGTGCGCGGCGCCGGTGGCTGGTTCAGCCGCAGGTCGACCGGGGGCCGAGGAGGCAGCTGGGCCGCCGCCGGGGACCGGTAACCGGTGGTGGACGGCACCGCGGACACCGGCATCACGGTCCCGGTCATCACGCCGGCCGGCTCGAAGCCGGTCGGCACCAGTTCCCGCGAGCCGGAGCCGGGCAGGACCGGCGGCACGCTCCCGTACACGGCGGGCAGCGCGGGTGCGGCACCGGACGCGGGCAGCGCCATCGGCGCGCTCGGCTGCAGCGCCGGCATCTGCGTCGACGGACCGCGCAGCGCGTCGTCCCGGGGTGCCTCGGTGAGCACGGACGGCGGGATCCACACGGTGGCGATCACACCCCGCTCGCCGGAGCGCAGGCTGACCCGGATGCCGTGCCGGGCCGCGAGGTGGCTGACCACGAAGAGGCCCATCCGCTCGGACGCGGCGACGTCGACCGCGGGCGGCTCGGCCAGCAGCTGGTTGAGTTCCTGGACGGTGCCGGGCGTCATGCCGAGGCCGTCGTCGACGACCTCCAGCACCACGGTGCCGTCCGCGGCGAGCCGGCCGGAGAGGCGCACGACCGTACTGGGCGGGCTGAACGCGGCCGCGTTGTCCAGCAGCTCGGCCAGCAGGTGCACGACGTCCGCGACCGCGTGGCCCATCACGTGCACGCCGTCCGGCGCGTCGTGGCGTACCCGGGTGTAGTCCTCGATCTCAGCGGTGGAGGCGAGCACGACCGCGGAGAGCGCGACCGGGTCCCGCCACCGGCGCGCGTTGTCCGAGCCGGCCAGGACCAGCAGGTTCTCGTCGTTGCGACGCATGCGGGCGGCCAGGTGGTCCAGCTTGAACAGGTTGGTCAGCTGGTCCGGGTCGCTCTCCTCGCGCTCCAGCTCGTCGAGCAGTTCGAGCTGACGCTCGACCAGCACCTGGCTGCGGCGGGCGAGGTTGACGAACATCGCGTTGACGTTGCGGCGCATGGACGCCTGTTCGCGGGCGACGTCGACGGCGGAGCGGTGGACGTCGACGAACGCCCGGGCCACCTCGCCGATCTCGTCCCGGCCGCGGATCTGCGAATCACCGACCGAGATGTCCGGAATACCACGTTGGACCGATCGAAGCCGCTCCAGCGTCTCGGGCAGCTCGGTCTGCGCGACCTTGAGCGCCTGCTCGCGGAGGCGCTTCAGCGGCCGGACGATGGACGTGCCGATCGCCAGCGACGCGGTGACCGCGGCAAGCAGGATGATCAGGATCGCGGCCGCGCTGATCACGGTGCTGCGGATCTGCGCGCTGGAGGCGTCGTCGACCGAGTCCACACCGTCGCGGACGACCTGCGACTGGACGCCGGCCAGCACGGCCTGGCGCCGTTCGCTGGTGTCCCACCACTCGTCCGCGGCCGGGAACTTGCCGCTGGAGTTCAGCGTGATCGACTCCAGCCGGGTGAGGTCCTGCGTGGCCTCGTCGCGGGTGGTTGCCTCGTACGCGCTGATCTGCGCCGGCGCGGCCACGCTGCGGAACTCGCGGACCGCGTCGACCAGCGCGCTGCGCAGCGCGCTGTACTGGTCGAGGTCTCCGTCCGCGTACCCCGGGGCGACCTTGTCCGCGGGTTTCGCGGCCCGGAAGACGATGGCGCGCTGCCGGGCCAGAATCTCGGTGATCTCCGCCATCTCGACCTGGCGCTGCAACGCGAGCGCGAGCTCGGGCCGGTCGGAACCGGCGGTCGGCGCGCCGAGCAGGCCGATCAGCGTGGTGATCGCGCGGGTGTAGGAGTCGTCCAGCGTCTTGATCGAGCCGGGGAAGTCGACCAGCACGTTCGCCATGTCGTCCGCGAGTGTGACGCGCAGCCGGCCGATCGACTCGAGCGCGCTGATCGAGTCCGTGTACGCCGCCTGCCAGGCCACCGTGCCGTTGACGTCGTCGCCGGCCGTGCGCAGCGCGGTCACCGAGGCGTCGGTGGCGGCGTAGTACTCCGCCATCGCGTTCTGCACCAGCGACGGGCGGCGGAACACGGCGGACAGGTCCTTCTGCGGGTTGACCTCGCCGATCGTCCGGTCCCGCTCGGCCTGCAGATCGTGGATCACCTCGACGATCTGCGGGGCCAGCCGGGCCTCGCGCGCGAATTGGGCCAGGTCGAGGCTCCGGCGCACGGAGTCGGTGACCTGTACGGCGGCGACCAGCATGAACGCCACCGACGGAATGACGAGCACTGCGACGATCTTCGTGCGGATCGGCCAGTCCTCGACGCGCAGTCGCGACCCACCTGAGCGGGAACCGCGGCGGCGCCGGTCTGAAGGGGACGCCGATCGACGCGACGGACCCGTGGCAGAAGCCACCACACCTCCTGAGGTCCTCCGGTGCGCGGGGGGTGAACACCGAAGATGATCACATCCAAGCAGGTGACAGCGGGAATCCCAATACGCGTGCTCGGACGTTTATCTGCGACCGTCAGTGTGGCCGACGCCGCCGTGGCGGAGTCGCCGATGGCCCATCATCCGTTCGGGTGATCCCCGAGCATGATCAGCGCGGCACCGACCGCACCCACCTCCGGGTTGTCGACCGCCTCCACGTGCCGCGGCGCGAGCGCGGTGGCGAACGCGCGCCGCCACCACGCCGAGGCCGCGACCGCGCCGCCGCCGAGCCGCACATCCACGGTACGGCCGACAGTGGACTCGAGAACGACCAGGTCATCGGCGATCTGCGCGCACACGCCGTCCATCAGTCCGGCCAGGATCTGCGGCCCGGTGGTGGTCAGCCCGAGCCCGCCGAGCCGGCCCTCGCCGGGCGGCGTCATGCCCGGCGGACGGTCGCCACCGAACCGCGGATCGGCCCAGACACCGACCTGACCAGGGACGATCTCGTCGAGCGCGGCCTCCAGCGCATCCCCCTCCGGCAGCAGCAACGCACGCTGCGCCCAGGCGAACAGGTTGCCGCCGCCGGAGTAGGCCCGGCCGGTCACCACACGCGTGTGGTCCAGCCGGTAGCGCCACAGCTGGGACGGCAGCGGCGACAGCACCGCACCCGCCTCCACCCGCTGCGCGATCCGGACGGCCGCGGACGTACCCACGGTGATCGCGGCGCGGGACGCGTCACCGGCGCCGGAGCCGACATTGGACGCAGCGCCGTCGCCGTACGGCGCGGCCCACTCCGCGTCCGCGAGCGCGGGCCAGCGGCCGGCGTACTCCGCGCGCAGCCGGCCCCGCCAGCCCGGCCCGGCCAGCCGCGGCAGCGCGGACTCGCGCACACCGGCCAGCGACAGCGCCTCCGCGTCCCAGGTCTGCGCGGCCAGGTCGAGTACGCCGGCGCCGGACGCCTGGGAGACCGAGATCGGGCCCTCGCCGAGCAGCGCGGACCACACGTACTCGCCGAGACCGCTGAACGCGGCCGGTGCGGTGCCGGACCGCTCGCGCAGCCATGGGATGCGCACGGTCCAGTAGAGCGGGTGCCACCACGCGCCGGTCCGGTGGTGGAACGCGGCCTCGTCGTCCGGCCCGGCCGCCTGCCCGTGCGCGCGCGGCCGGGTGTCGAGCCAGGTCAGAACCGGTCCGAGCGGCTTGCCCGCGGCGTCCAGCGGCAGGATCGAGTGCCACATCGCGCTGGCCGCGACGTGCGCGACACCGTCCAGCCGGCCGGCCGCGTGCAGCTCGTCGACGCACTCGATCAGCGCGCCGAGGTACGCCTGGGCGTCGAGCGTGGCGGCACCGTCGTCGTCCACCGTGGGGGAGAACTTCCGGCGGGCGAGCGCGCCCGGCACCGGTACCGCGTCAGGGTCCAGCACCAGCGCACGCACCGAGGACGTGCCGAGGTCGAAGGCGAGGATGTTTCCGAGAGCGCTCATCGCCCGACACCGTACCCAGAATGCGCTCAGGGTTTGCCGATGATCTCGTGCAGCAGTCCGTAGTCGCGGGCCTGCTCCGCGGTCAGCATGCGCCCGGCGCCCAGATCGTCCTCGATCCGGTGCCGGGTCTGGCCGGTCGCCTCGGCCAGCCGGACCGCGAGTTCCTCCAGCTCACGGAGGTATTGCCCGGCGGCCGCGGTGACCTGCTCGGTGGTGCCGGAGGTGGCGGACGCGTGCGGCTCGGACAGCTTGAACCGTGCATGCCGGTAGCCGAGCCGGCGCTGCGCCGCGGCCAGCAGCGCGAGCGCGGCGCCGCCCGCCTCGGACGTGACCACCACGTGCACCGGCGAGCGCATCGCGTCCATCGCGTCGACCACCGCGAACGCGGCGGCGAGCTCACCGTCCGGGCAGGCCAGGTGGATCTGGACCGGCGCGTCACCGGCAGCGTCGAGGCTGAACAGCGCGGCCGCGGCCGGCGACGCCACCGGCAGCGTGAGCCGCCCGCGGAGCATCACGATCCGCTGGTCGAAGAGCCGCTCCTCGAGCCAGGGGCTCAGACCGTGATGCGGGTACGGCTCGGGCTCGGGCTGCCACCGGCGCGGATCGCTCATGCCTTCTGTATAGCCGCCGCTGCCGCGGCACGCCGACCGGTTATGCCATGGGCAGATCGGCGTCGTGCACGACCAGCGCGATCTGCACCCGGTTGTTCAGGTCCAGCTTGGTGAGCACGCGGGAGACGTACGCCTTCACGGTCGCGGTGCTCATGTGCAGTTCCGCGGCGATCTCCTGGTTCGTCAGGCCGCGGCCGACCCGCTCCGCCACGCCGCGCTCGCCGTCGCTGAGCACGGCCAGCCGGGTGCGGGCCGCGTCCCGTCGCGGGTCCACGCCGGCGCCCGCGACGTAGCCCATCATCCGGCGCAGTACCTCCGGCGACATCATCGGCTCACCGGCCGCGACCTGCCGGATCGCCTCCGCGATCCGGGCCGGCGGGGTGTGCTTGAGCAGGAAGCCGCCGGCACCGGCCCGGATCGCGCGCTGCACGTGCCGGTCGGTGTCGAACGTGGTCAGCACGATCACCTCGGGCGGGTCCCGGCGGGCCCGCAGCGCCTCGGTCGCGGCCAGCCCGTCCATCCGCGGCATGCGGATGTCCATCAGCACCACGTCCGGCCGGAGCCGGGCGGCCGCGGCCGCCACCTCGTCGCCGTCGGACACCGCACCGATCACCTCGATGTCGTCGAACCCACCGAGCATCATCGTCAGGCCGGACCGGACCAGCGCGTCGTCGTCGGCGATCAGCACCTTCACGGTTTCCACGGCAGCCATGCTCTCAGCCGGAAGTCGCCGGCGTCGGTCCAGCCGTGCTCGATCCGGCCGCCGACCAGGTCGACCCGCTCGCGCAGCCCGATCAGGCCGGCGCCGGCGCCGGGCAGCCCGGTCCCGCCGCCGGGCAGTGCGCCGGAGACCGCGGCCGGGTTCGCCAGCTCCACGGTGAGCCCGTCGCCCGGCCCACCGGCGACGGTGACCCGCACCCGCGCCCCGGGCGCGTGCTTGCGCGCGTTCGTCAGACCCTCCTGGACGATGCGGTACGCGTGCCGCCCGGCCCGCCCCGGGTCGTCGTCCGGCAGGTCGGCGGTCAGCTCGACCCGCGCGCCGGCCCGCCGCGACTCCTCGACCAGCGCGGACAGGTCAGCGAGCCCGGGCTGCGGCCGGTCGGCGTCCGCGTCCGGCGCCGCGCGCAGCACACCGATCACCTCGCGCAGGTCCTCCAGCGCGTCGTAGGCGCACTCCCGGATCACCCCGGCCGCGCGCGCCTCCTCCTCGGACGCGCCGCGCCGCACCTCCAGCGCACCCGCGTGCACGGCGAGCAGCGAGATCCGGTGCGCGAGCACGTCGTGCATCTCCCGGGCCAGACGCTCCCGTTCCAGGTGGCGGGCCTCCTCGACGCGCAGCCGCTGCCCTTCCTCGGCCTGCCGGGCGCGCTCCTCCGCCGACCGGACCAGCGCGCGGTGCGAGCGCAGCAGCAGGCCCGCGGAGATCAGCACCAGGTCGGCCATCAGCAGCACGGCCACGGTCTCCCAGTACTCCTTGGTCGGCCCGCCCTCCTCCTGGAAAAGCGAGAGGACCAGCGCCGCGTCCACCGCGAAGACCAGGAACGCCCACGGTGCGCCGCGCCGGGAGGCGACACCGACCAGCGCGGCCGCGGACAGGCCGCCGACCGACGGCAGCGCGATGCCGGCGACGCCGAGCAGCAGTCCGAGCAGCACCGGGCGAGACCGGCGCAGCCAGAGGAAGAGTGCGACAGCGACGGCCAGGCCGCCGAACTCGAACCAGAGCGGCGCGAACTCCTCCTCGCCGTCCGCGATCCGGGCGACCCACAGCCACAGCACGCCGAGGACCACGCCGATCGCGGTGATGACGAGGTCGTACGTCCAGCGCCTGCGCATACCGCTCACGCTAGCGGCACCGGGCGCGACGCCGATGCGGCCGAAAGTCGACGGCGGACCGACGGACGAACATCTGCTGAACTCCGGATGGCGCGCGTCCCTTTCGGGCGGTTTCCCGGCCGGAATCCTGGTTCGGCGTTCGTACGATCGCTGGCACGTTCCTTCCCTGCGGATTCGAGGTGGACGGTGACCTCGCCAGTCGGTCAGTACCAGCGGCTCGACCTCATCGGCCGGGGCGGCATGGGCGAGGTCTGGCGGGCTCGCGACCTCGACCGCGGCGGCCGGATCGTGGCGCTGAAGCTGCTCACGCCGGCGGCGCTGGACGACACCGAGCTGCGCGAGCGGTTCGTGCGCGAGATGGAGATCGCCGCCGACATCGAGAACCCGCACGTGGTGGCGGTGTACGACTTCAGCGCGAAGCTGCCCGAGCCGTACATCGCGATGCGCTACATCGACGGGCGCACGCTGGCGGACGAGATCGCGGCCGGCACGCTCACGCCGGAGCGCACGGTGACAATCGTGGCGCAGATCGCGTCCGCGCTCGGTGCGGCGCACGCGCGCGGCCTGCGGCACCGGGACGTGAAGCCGTCCAACATCATGCTGGAGCGCGGCTACCTGGCCGGCACCGATCATGCGTTCCTGATCGACTGGGGCATCGCGCAGCACATCGACACGTCCGACCTGACCCGGGTCGGTCAGATGGTCGGCACCCCGGCGTACGTGGCACCGGAACGCCTGGTCAGCGACCGGGCGGACGGGCGTGCCGACATCTACTCGCTGGCCGTGGTGCTCTACGAGGCGCTGGCCGGGCGGAAGCCGTTCGGCGGCCGGTTCACCATCACCGACCACCGGGACCGCGCGCCGGACCCGCTGCCGGACACGGTGCCATCGGCGCTGCGCGAGGTGGTCATGCGTGGCATGGCGAAACAGCCCGCCGACCGGTACGCGGACGCGCGCGCGTTCGGCGACGCGGTCCACCGGGCCTGGCGGAGCGCGCCGCCGGCCGCCCCGAGCGCCCGGCGTACCCCGGTGGATCGGTCCCTGGCCGCCGGAGGCTGCGCCGGCGTGATCGCCGGGGCGGGCCTGCTGGCCGCGGGCCTGCTCGACACCACCATGGCGATCTGGGCCCTGCCCACGCTGGTGATCGCCGGTGTGACGGCCGGCTGGGCGCTGCGAGAGACACCCGAGGACACCGGAGGCGACGGGCGATGAAGGCGCTGCGGACGATCGCGCTGCTGGTCAGCGTGATACTGGTGGCGGTGGTCGCGTGGGCCGTGGTCCGGCGTGCCACCGCGTCCGGCGACGCACCGGCGGCCGCGGGCTGCGCCGGTGCGCGGACCCGGGTGACCGGCGTGATCGGGTCGGAGAAGACGCCGTACCTGAACGATCCCCGCGTCCTGTCCCGGCTGTCCTGCCTGGGGCTGACGCTGGTGGTCGACGCCAAGGGCTCGCGCGACATGGTGAACACGCTGTCCGACGACGCACACCCGTACGACTTCGCGTTCCCGTCCAGCGCGTCCACCGCGGAGCGGATCCAGCAGCTGCGCGGCGTCAACGACACGTACAAGCCGTTCTCGTCCGTGATGGTGGTCGCCACCTGGAAGCCGGTGGTGACCATGCTGAGGGGCGCGGGCGTGGTCACCACCGTGCAGGACCGGCCGGTCGTGGACGTGGACGCGCTGGTCGGGCTGGCCCGCGCCGGCACCCGGTGGAACCAGCTCAAGGGCAACGAGAGCTCGCCGAACAACAAGGTCGTCCTGCTGCGCACCACCGACCCGAAGGACTCCGGCTCCGCGATCCAGTTCGTCTCGCTGGCGTCCGCGGCACTGAACGGGGACCGGCCGGTCTCGTCCGCGGCCGACGTCGCGAAGGTCATGCCGGACATGTGCCGGCTGATGGCGTACCAGGGGACGAAGGAGGAAACCAGCCAGGACCTGTTCGAGCAGTACCTCAGCGACGGACCGGCCCGCTCCCCGCTCGCCCTCGTCTACGAGCAACAGTTCCTGGACACCACGTCCGCGATCACGGTGCCGCGGGACGGCGAGCACGTGATGCTGTTCCCGAACCCGACCGTCTACGCCCGGCACACGGTCGTGCCGTTCACCGACGCCGGCGACCGGCTCGGCCGCGCGCTCGACACCGACGAGAATCTGCAGGCCCTGGCCGCGGAGTACGGCTTCCGCCTGGACGGCCGGGCGCTGACCGACCGGCCGGAGCCGCCGGTGGTGCAGGAGCCGCCGGAGTACGCGCTGCTCGAGTCGATGCTGTCCGAGCTGGAGGCGAACCCCTCGTTCGACGACACCACCGGGAAGTGTGCGAAATGATCCGGCGCGTCCTCACCACCGCCCTGGCCGCCGTCCTGCTCGCCGGCTGCACGCCCGGCGCGGAGAAGCAGCCGCCGGAGGACCTGACCGGCCCGGCGGCCACGCTGCGCGTGCTGGCCGGCAGCGAGCTGGCCGACATGGAGCCGATCCTGGCGGACGCAGCGAAGGCGACCGGCGTCACCGTCGATCTCGAGTTCACCGGCAGCCTGGAGGGGGCCGAGAAGGTGGCGGCCGGTGCCGCGTACGACGCGGTCTGGTTCTCGTCCAACCGTTACCTGGAGATGGAACCGGCCGCGAAGAGCCGGCTCGGCCCGTCCGAGCGGATCATGAGCTCACCGGTCGTGCTCGGCCTGCGCGCCTCCACCGCCGCCCGGCTCGGCTGGGCGAACCGCGCGGTCACCTGGTCCGAGATCGCGGCCGCGGCCTCGCGCCGGGACTTCACGTTCGCGATGACCGACCCGGCCGCGTCGAACACCGGCTTCTCCACGCTGGTCGCGGTCGCGTCCGCGATCGACGGCAGCGGCCGGGCGCTGGACGCGGCCGCGATCGAGCGGGTGTCCGAGCCGGTCAACGGCTTCTTCACGGCGCACGCCCTGACCGCCGGCTCGTCCGACTGGCTGGCCGGCGAGTTCGTCGCCCGTAACCGCGAGCTGGACGGCCTGTTCACCTACGAGTCGTCGCTGGTCGCGCTGAACCGCGCCGGGACGCTGCCGGAACAGCTCACGATCGTCTACCCGGCCGACGGCGTGGTCACCGCGGACTACCCGCTGACCGTGCTGGCAGACGCGCCGGACGCGGCCCGGGACGCACACCGGCGGCTCACCTCCTGGCTGCGCGGCGCGGACGTGCAGCGGCGGATCGGCGAGGACACGGCCCGGCGGCCGGCGCTGCCCGGCGTACCGCTGCCCGCGGGTCTTCCGGAGTCGCCGGTCGAGCTGCCGTTCCCGGAGACACGGGCCTCGCTGAGGGCGTTGCTCACCGCGTACAACGACGAGCTGCGCCGGCCGTCGCGGACCGTCTACGTGCTGGACGTGTCCGGGTCGATGGACGGCGACCGGATCAGGGCACTGAAGGCCGCGTTGTCCGGGCTGACCGGGGTGAACACGTCGCTGACCGGCGAGTTCTGCCGGTTCCGCAGCCGGGAGGACGTGGTGCTGCTGCCGTTCAGCCAGACGCCGCAGGCCGCGCGGTCGTTCACCG
This genomic interval carries:
- a CDS encoding serine/threonine-protein kinase; its protein translation is MPEPAAGTRLNGRYVLDGRIGLGGMSEVWRAADETLGRAVAIKILSGAAAEDQLLRAAIRREARAAARMTHPHAMHVYDYGEYAFDDVVLPYIVMELVEGATLADRLVSGPPLPWRAAARMAAEISAALADAHRLGVVHRDIKPANVMLTPTGAAKVLDFGIATLVAGDTPHSSGSFTGQRIGGTEILDGWLAGTPPYAAPELLLRGEAGPPADVYAVGATLYAALTGEPPLAITSWEEAASVHRSGVAAPAPLPPGVPEALANAALACLSRDPETRPPAASIARIFGRYAAGTIPGAAGAGSPGAGLSGPASAPPSAAVSPGPGVSGPPISPAAGFGGATPVSPAAASSGSGLGGPTTVSPGTSYVEAAPVSPAAASSGSSFGGATPVSPAAFRGSPAGRFAPGAASVPAPVTAHDVPFPARAAAGGRSWSGRLRGKRGVGVLASGLIIGGVGLVALATVLLGPGGDRDPAVSAPGRGTAPAAAPQNPAGTPSASGTPSRSPSPSPSGDAADEDSVEAGTVLNRLDAALAQGLVSRDISARAGSRLFDDLRDLRRDIDDPEKLSDGAADLQERLERLADDGDMTPDTASNMIEIVDDLVV
- a CDS encoding RidA family protein, which encodes MSPEAVNSPALATPPGYSHAMRAGGLLFVSGQVPFDEGGAVVGVGDMRAQAEQTFRNLGIVLEAAGASFADLVKLTYFVRDVSAVAEVRAARDLFVDVTNPPASSLVEVSALIHPDLLIEIEAVAELPAARLGTE
- a CDS encoding winged helix-turn-helix transcriptional regulator, whose protein sequence is MYPLGTPVSAAARDSCAATDVLRRTGDKWSLLVLGLLAARSYGYNELDRAIDGLSRRILTRTLRGLVRDGLVRRHPVNERTGRVEYALTGLGRSLLPLVVAVGEWAERHAAEIDAARREFAAGP
- a CDS encoding SDR family NAD(P)-dependent oxidoreductase, translating into MRTIVVTGGTHGIGRGLVEHYRAGGDRVIAIGSTAVPGADTIRADLSEPTAVRGLAAALPSTVDVLVMSAFRYSPVRAETADGLEYTFALYVLSRFLLVEALLPALERAERPVVVSLCGTGSGRRPKWDDLQSRRGRYRALAATLRGAYANDLLGTAFPLEHPDARTRYVLYNPLMVDTGLSRGFRGPMRVLIDIASRFATPVPRALPPIIRLIDEPPDAPVSTFRAGRPVRVPAGAGDPASARRLTAVLRALAP
- a CDS encoding roadblock/LC7 domain-containing protein, yielding MTVLSQEARDLSWLVDAFAQRVPGVAHAIVVSSDGLLLAVSDGLPRDHADKLAAVTSGLYSITQGAATMFDGDIVKQTVVEMGRGFLLVMSIRDGSILATLAVRDADIGVVGYEMARLAKQTGEMLTPALRAELQGSLPY